CGCAGCCGGGGAATGACGTCGAGGCCGAAGACGTCCGGCAGGTACAGGTCGAGCAGGACGAGGTCGGGGCGCAGCTCCCCGACGGCGGCGAGGGCCTCCTCGCCGGTGCCGGCCACGCCGACGACCCGGAAGAGGTCGACGCGTTCGACGAAGGCGCGGTGGACGCGGGCCACCATGAAGTCGTCGTCGACCACGAGCACGCCGATCGCGGCTCCGGCGGCACGGGGCGCCGCTCCCGTCGCGCCGGCCGTGGCGGCGGCCGGGCCGCTCGTACCCGTCATGGTGCTGCTCCTTCCGCCACCGCTCCGGTGAGGTGGCTGACGGTCATGCGTGCGGTGAACATGGCGCCCTCGGGGGTGTTGGCCACCGTGATCTCACCGCCGTGACGTTCGCAGACCAGCCGGGTCAGCGCCAGGCCGATGCCGCGCTCACCCTGCCGGGCGGCCTTGGTGGTGAAGCCGTGGGAGAACACCTCGCGGGCCAGTTCGGGGGCCACCCCGGGCCCGGAGTCACGGACCACGATCTCGACGCTGGAGGCGTCCTGCCGCAGCTCGACCTCCACCCAGGCCTCGTGGCCGTCACCGGGCACCGCGGCGGCGTCCACGGCGTTGTCGACGAGGTTGCCGACCACGGTGGCCACGTCGGCGGCGTCCTCCGGGGCCAGCCGGTCGAGCGCCGTGCGGTCCGAGACACGCAGGGCGACCCTGCGCTCGGCCGCGAGGGAGGACTTCGCCGTCAGCAGCGCGGCGACGGCGGTGTCGCGGACCCGACGGCTGAGGGTGACGTCCAGGGACTGGCGGCGCCGGCTGAGCGCGCGGATGTAGCGCACGACCTCGTCCTGCTCGCCGATCTCGATGAGCCCGGAGATGGTGTGCAACTGGTTGGCGAACTCGTGGGCCTGGGCGCGCAGCAGCTCGGAGGTGCTGCGGAAGGAACCGATCTCCCTCTCCAGGCGGGCCAGTTCGGTGCGGTCGCGCAGGGTGGTGACCGAGCCGAGCGGGCGGCCGTCCTTGGTGACGGTCATGCGGTTCATCACCAGGACCCGGCCGTGGCGGACGACGACCTCGTCACGTGGTTCCGCCGCGTCGGCGGTGGCGCCGGCCAGGACGTCGCGCAGCCGTCCGTCGATGCCGAGGCCGTCCAGGTTCTGGCCCACGCAGTCCACGGGCAGGTCGAGCAGGCGCCGGCCCATCTCGTTGACCAGGGTGAGCCGGTGCTGCGGATCGAGGGCGACCACGCCCTCGGCGATGCCGTAGAGCATGGCCTCCCGGTGCTCGGCCAGTCCGGCGATCTCGCGCGGTTCGAGGCCGAGGGTCTGCCGTTTGACGCGCCGGGCGAGCAGCCAGGAACCGGCCACTCCGAGGCCGCTCGCGACGCCGAGGTAGGCCAGCAGGTAGGAGGAGGCGCCGCTCAGCCGCTGCCACACCGTGGGGTCGGCCTCACCGACCATCACCGTGCCCAGGTGCCGGCCGAGGGTCTGCCGGGTGGCACCGAGCACCGGAACCTGGGCGACCAGCTCCCGGCCGCCCCGCACCGCCAGCGGCCCGGACCAGCCGCGCCCCTCGGCGGCGCCCTCGCCGCGCGGCAGCCGGCCACCGATCGTCGTGGGGTCGGTGGAGCTGACGACACGGCCGTCGGCGTCGGCCACCGTGACCGAGGTGACCCCGGACTGGGTCTGAGTGGCGTTCACCAGCGGGGCCAGGGCCTCCTGCGGCACGGGACGCAGAAGCTGGCTGCGGACCAGCGGAGTGGCGGCCAGCTGTTCGGCCAGGGCGGTGACCCGGCGGCCCTCGACGCGGTTGAAGGTGGCCTCGGACTGGGCGAGCGAGACGGCGGCGACCGCGAGCAGGACCACCACGACGATGGCGAGCTGGAGGACCAGCATCTCGCCCGCGAGGGTCTGACGGCGGAAGGTGGGGGCCACGGCGGACTCGATCTCGACTGGCGGGCTGGGGCGGGAGGGCGGGGCGCCCGGCGGGTGCGCCGGGTCGCCATCATGGCGCCCACCTGCGGCGAAGGAAAGGGATGTGTTGTCTTCGCAATGAACCGGCGACCCTCCGGAGACGCACCACGAGGGCGCCGGCCCCGCTCCGGCGCGACCGCAAAGACCACAACCTCCCTTGGTTCCGCAAGGAAGACAGCGAGCGGGGGCAGGGGCACCATGTGGCCCACGTCACCCTCCCCCACAGGGCTCCCCCGTACCGATCTACCCAACCGACAGGTGGTGTCATACGTGCGTCTGCGCACCCCCCTTGCCCTGCTCGGGGCCGCCGTGCTCGTGCTCGCGGGACCGCCGTTGCTCTCCACGGGCAGCGACGCCGGGACCGGCACACAGATCCCCGGCCTGCGCTTCATGGTCCCCAACACGCCCGGCGGGGGCTACGACATCACCGCCCGCACGGCCGCGAAGAACGCCGAGGACGCCGGGCTGACGCACAACATCGAGGTGTTCAACCTGCCCGGCGCCGGCGGCACCGTGGGGCTGAGCCGGCTGGTGAGTGAGCACGGCAACGGCAAGCTCGCCATGTCCATGGGGCTCGGCGTCGTCGGCGCCGCCCGCTCCAACCACGCGCCCAAGACCCTCGCCGACACCACGCCGATCGCTCGCCTCACCGAGGAGCAGGACGTCGTCGTGGTCGCCAAGGACTCGCCGTACAGGACGATCGACGAGCTGATCGGTGCCTGGAAGAAGGACCCGGGCAAGATCCCCGTGGGGGGCGGCTCCTCGCCGGGCGGGCCGGACCATCTCGCGCCGATGCTGATGGCGCAGGCAGCCGGGATCTCCCCCAGGTCGGTCAACTACATCCCCTTCGACGGCGGCGGCGAGCTGCTCGCCTCGATCCTCGGCAACAAGGTCGGCTTCGGGGTCTCCGGCGTCGGCGAGTACCTGGACCAGATCAAGGCGGGCGAGCTGAGGGTGCTCGCGGTGACCGGCCCGGAGCGGGTCGACGACCTCCGGGAGGCGCCGACGCTCAAGGAGTCCGGCTACGACGTGGACTTCACCAACTGGCGCGGCATAGTCGCCCCGCCCGGGCTCTCCGACGCGGAGCGCAAGAAGCTGATCCGGCTGGCCGAGGAGCTGCACGCCTCCCCGGAATGGAAGAAGTCCATGGAGCAGAACGGCTGGGACGACGCCTTCCTCACCGGTGAGAGGTTCGGCGCGTTCCTGGACGCCCAGGACAAGCGCGTGGTGTCGGTACTGAAGGAGCTGGGACTGTGACGACGCGGACCGAATCCTCCCCGGGCCCGGACCCGGCGCAGGCGCCCGAGCGGCGCTCCTGGCTGCGGGACCACTCCGAACTGGGCGTGTGCGTCCTCCTGCTGGCGCTCGGCGCCCTGGTCCTGACCGACGCGCTCACCATGGACGTCGACATCACCCAGCGCGGGCCGGTCGGCCCCAAGACCGTCCCGGTCGTGGTCGGCGCCGGCCTGCTGCTGATCGCCGCGCTGCTCGCCGTGGACGTCCTGCGCGGCGGCCGGGGCGAGGCCGAGGGCGGCGAGGACGTCGACCTGTCCGAACCGGCCGACTGGCGCACGGTGCTGCTGCTCGCCGGGATCTTTCTCGGCTCGGCCGTGCTCATCGAGCCGGCCGGCTTCCCCGTCGCCGGAGCGCTCCTGTTCTGGGGCGCCGCCTTCGCCCTCGGCAGCCGCCGCTCGGACCGCGATCCGCTCATCGCCGCGGTGCTGTCCCTGCTCACCTACGTCGTCTTCGACAAGCTGCTCGGAGTGCCGCTGCCCGGCGGTCCACTGATGGGAGTGCTCTGACATGAACGCCCTGAACTCCCTCATGGACGGCTTCGGGACGGCCCTCACCCCGCTCAACCTCCTGTGGGCCGCCGTCGGTGTGCTGCTGGGCACGGCCATCGGCGTCCTGCCCGGCATCGGCCCCGCGATGGCGGTGGCCCTGCTGCTGCCGGTGACGTACGGGCTGGATCCGGTCGCCGCGTTCATCATGTTCGCCGGCATCTACTACGGCGCGATGTTCGGCGGTTCGACCACCTCCATCCTGCTCAACACCCCCGGTGAGAGCGCCGCGGTGGTCGCGGCCATGGAGGGCAACCCCATGGCCAAGGCGGGGCGCGGCGCCCAGGCGCTGGCGGCCGCCGCCATAGGCCACTTCGCGGGCGGCATGATCGGCACGGTCCTGCTGGTGGCCCTGGCACCCGTGGTCGCCGACCTGGCGGTGGACATCGGTGCGCCGGACTACTTCGCCATCATGGTGCTGGCGTTCATCGCCGTGACGTCGGTGCTGGGTTCGTCGCGCGTCAGAGGCCTGGCCTCCCTGCTGATCGGCCTGACGATCGGACTGGTGGGCCTGGACCAGATGACCGGCCAGCAGCGGCTGACGTTCGGCTCCCTCCAACTCGCCGACGGCATCGACGTGGTGATCGTCGCGGTCGGCCTGTTCGCGATCGGCGAGGCCCTGTGGGTGGCGGCGCACCTGCGGCGCGGGGCGGCCGAACCGATCCCGGTGGGACGCCCCTGGCTCGGTCGCGCCGACGTGAAGCGGACGTGGAAGTCCTGGCTGCGCGGCCCGTTCATCGGGTTCCCGTTCGGCGCCATCCCGGCGGGCGGCGCGGAGATCCCCACGTTCCTGTCGTACGTCACGGAGAAGAGGCTGTCCCCGCACAAGGACGAGTGGGGCAAGGGCGCGATCGAGGGCGTGGCGGGTCCCGAGTCGGCCGCGTCGGCCTCGGCGGCGGGCACGCTGGTGTCCATGCTGACCCTGGGTCTGCCGACGACGGCGGTCGCGGCGGTCATGCTGGCCGCGTTCCAGCAGTACGGCATCCAGCCGGGCCCGCTGCTCTTCGAACGCGAACCGGAGCTGGTCTGGGGCCTGATCGCGTCCCTCTTCGTCGGCATGGTGCTGCTGCTCGCGCTCAACCTGCCCCTGGCGCCGGTCTGGGCCAAGCTGCTGCGCATCCCGCGGCCGTACCTGTACGCCGGGATCATGTTCTTCGCGGCCGTCGGCGCCTACGCGGTCGGCGGCGAGGTCGTCGACCTGGTGACCCTGCTCATCATCGGCCTGGTCGGCTTCGGCATGCGGCGCTACGGCCTGCCGATCCTGCCCGCCGTGATCGGCGTCATCCTCGGCCCCAACGCCGAGCAGCAGCTGCGCCGCGCGCTGCAGATCAGCGACGGCAGCGTGACGGGCCTGGTCGACACCCCGTTCGCGGTGACGGTGTACGCGGTGATCGTGCTGCTCCTGGCGTGGCCGCTGCTGAAGCGGGCGGTGATCCACAAGCGCCCCCGGGCCGGCGTCTGACCGCCCGGCCGGCGAGAACCGGGGTGCGGACCGACTTCGGCCCGGCGGGACAAGGGGTTGTCCTTGCCGGTGCCCACGGGGCACCGGCAAGGACAACCCCTGACCTGCGTACCTCTCCGCCCTTCAGGAGGCGTAGGCGAAGGACTTCACCTCGGTCGGCGTGAGAGCGCCCCTGAAGACGCGTACGGTGTCCACCCCGCCGTGGAAGTACTCGCCCCAACCGCCGTCCGCGGTGTGGCCGCGGCCGACGTTCAGCGGGCCGGGAGCCGCCCAGGAGGCGTTGAACCGTGCGGTCGCCACGGCCTCACCGCGGACGTACAACGTGATGTGGCCCTCGGAGTCGTCGTACACGACGACCAGCTCTTCGTCATGGGACGTGGGAACACCGGGCGCCGCGACGACGGTCTCGGGGGCGCCCGGTTCGTCGCCGTGGGTCACGACCAGCTGCCACTCGGCCGCGGCCGGGTCGTAGCGGACCCGGAAGGCGTCGCGGTCGGCGTCGCCCTGCGACAGGACGGTCATGGGCCGGTCCGGGGAGGTGTCGGTGGAGCGGACCCGCAGACCGACGCTGTAGCTGTCCGCGGTGTCGACCGGGGGACCGTCGGTGGCGGCGTAGTCGTCCGCCCCGTCCAGGGCCAGGTGATCGTTGCCGTCGATGGCCCCCGCGGGAAACTCGACGCACTCGGGGTCCTCCAGGCAGGCGTCGAAGTCCGGGGTGTAGAACCCCGTCCCGCCGTGCAGCCTGAGCGGCGTGTCGCCGTCCCGGTCGGGGACGCTCCCGTCTTCCGTGCGCTCTATGTCCCACGCCGCGACCAGGTCGGCGGGGCGTGCCCCCATCCTCTCGATCTCCTCGCCGGAGACCACCCGGTCCCAGACGCGCACGTCGCCGATCTCGCCCCGCCAGCGCGCACCGCCGTCGCCGCGGGCACGTCCGATCTGGAAGGCGCCGGGGGCGGCCGTCGCCGCCACGCCTGTCTGGGAGGCAACCTCTGTGCCGTTGACGTGCAGGCTGAGCGTGCCGTCCTCGGCGTCGTACAGGCCGGTCAGGTGGGCCCAGCCGCCCTCCGTGGCGCTGCCGCCGGTGACGCGCGCGCCGCCGTAGCCGAAGGCCCACTCGGCCTTGCCGTCCGCGGCAGGGCTCAGGCCGAGGGTGACGGCCGAAGTGCCGTCGCCGGCGTCCTGGCTGGCGACGGTCATCGCGGTGTCGGTGGCGGCGGGGCGGGCCCAGGCGGAGAGGGCGAACGTCCCGTCGGTGTCGGCCACGGAGACGTCCGGCGTGAGATAGCTGTTGCCCCGGCCGTCGAGGGCGACGGTGGCGGTGAGGTCGGTACGGGAGGGAGCGGGGGCGCCGAAGACGACCCCGTCCTCGGCGCGGGCCGCGGGACCCGTCTCCGCTGCGGCGGTGCCGGACCCCGCCGGATCCGCGAGCGTCCAGTGGGCCACGGGAGCCCGGCCCTCGGCGACGCGCAGCCAGTGGGTCGTCCGGGCGCTGGTGCGGCCCGTCCGGTCGATGGCGGCGACCTGCATGTAATAGGGCCCGCTGTGCTCCGGCATCCACCGGACGGTGACCGGCCCACCGGGTTCTTCGGGCCGGACCCGCCCGTGCCGGGAGCCGAGGACGGAGTAGTCGTACTCGACGACGTCCTCGGACGGGGAGTCGAACGTGAAGCTGCCGTAGACACCGACCCCGTCGTGCCAGGCCATGTCGTCGGG
This region of Streptomyces ambofaciens ATCC 23877 genomic DNA includes:
- a CDS encoding sensor histidine kinase; protein product: MAPTFRRQTLAGEMLVLQLAIVVVVLLAVAAVSLAQSEATFNRVEGRRVTALAEQLAATPLVRSQLLRPVPQEALAPLVNATQTQSGVTSVTVADADGRVVSSTDPTTIGGRLPRGEGAAEGRGWSGPLAVRGGRELVAQVPVLGATRQTLGRHLGTVMVGEADPTVWQRLSGASSYLLAYLGVASGLGVAGSWLLARRVKRQTLGLEPREIAGLAEHREAMLYGIAEGVVALDPQHRLTLVNEMGRRLLDLPVDCVGQNLDGLGIDGRLRDVLAGATADAAEPRDEVVVRHGRVLVMNRMTVTKDGRPLGSVTTLRDRTELARLEREIGSFRSTSELLRAQAHEFANQLHTISGLIEIGEQDEVVRYIRALSRRRQSLDVTLSRRVRDTAVAALLTAKSSLAAERRVALRVSDRTALDRLAPEDAADVATVVGNLVDNAVDAAAVPGDGHEAWVEVELRQDASSVEIVVRDSGPGVAPELAREVFSHGFTTKAARQGERGIGLALTRLVCERHGGEITVANTPEGAMFTARMTVSHLTGAVAEGAAP
- a CDS encoding Bug family tripartite tricarboxylate transporter substrate binding protein encodes the protein MRLRTPLALLGAAVLVLAGPPLLSTGSDAGTGTQIPGLRFMVPNTPGGGYDITARTAAKNAEDAGLTHNIEVFNLPGAGGTVGLSRLVSEHGNGKLAMSMGLGVVGAARSNHAPKTLADTTPIARLTEEQDVVVVAKDSPYRTIDELIGAWKKDPGKIPVGGGSSPGGPDHLAPMLMAQAAGISPRSVNYIPFDGGGELLASILGNKVGFGVSGVGEYLDQIKAGELRVLAVTGPERVDDLREAPTLKESGYDVDFTNWRGIVAPPGLSDAERKKLIRLAEELHASPEWKKSMEQNGWDDAFLTGERFGAFLDAQDKRVVSVLKELGL
- a CDS encoding tripartite tricarboxylate transporter TctB family protein; the encoded protein is MTTRTESSPGPDPAQAPERRSWLRDHSELGVCVLLLALGALVLTDALTMDVDITQRGPVGPKTVPVVVGAGLLLIAALLAVDVLRGGRGEAEGGEDVDLSEPADWRTVLLLAGIFLGSAVLIEPAGFPVAGALLFWGAAFALGSRRSDRDPLIAAVLSLLTYVVFDKLLGVPLPGGPLMGVL
- a CDS encoding tripartite tricarboxylate transporter permease, whose amino-acid sequence is MNALNSLMDGFGTALTPLNLLWAAVGVLLGTAIGVLPGIGPAMAVALLLPVTYGLDPVAAFIMFAGIYYGAMFGGSTTSILLNTPGESAAVVAAMEGNPMAKAGRGAQALAAAAIGHFAGGMIGTVLLVALAPVVADLAVDIGAPDYFAIMVLAFIAVTSVLGSSRVRGLASLLIGLTIGLVGLDQMTGQQRLTFGSLQLADGIDVVIVAVGLFAIGEALWVAAHLRRGAAEPIPVGRPWLGRADVKRTWKSWLRGPFIGFPFGAIPAGGAEIPTFLSYVTEKRLSPHKDEWGKGAIEGVAGPESAASASAAGTLVSMLTLGLPTTAVAAVMLAAFQQYGIQPGPLLFEREPELVWGLIASLFVGMVLLLALNLPLAPVWAKLLRIPRPYLYAGIMFFAAVGAYAVGGEVVDLVTLLIIGLVGFGMRRYGLPILPAVIGVILGPNAEQQLRRALQISDGSVTGLVDTPFAVTVYAVIVLLLAWPLLKRAVIHKRPRAGV
- a CDS encoding LamG domain-containing protein, producing MRARSRRRSVTAATVLAAALVATTPGLAAAADENLPPLRPSTATLTTDSAKACSDDPVYVPRAPDLRAVVEDPTEDNEPWETNAAGAEFALSWTDADGGEQHRTYTSPALKSPATQLWRTSDLPADTVVSWHVRAVDDEGAVSAWSDEGPGTTCRFIIDTVNPESPTVVSEQYPDDMAWHDGVGVYGSFTFDSPSEDVVEYDYSVLGSRHGRVRPEEPGGPVTVRWMPEHSGPYYMQVAAIDRTGRTSARTTHWLRVAEGRAPVAHWTLADPAGSGTAAAETGPAARAEDGVVFGAPAPSRTDLTATVALDGRGNSYLTPDVSVADTDGTFALSAWARPAATDTAMTVASQDAGDGTSAVTLGLSPAADGKAEWAFGYGGARVTGGSATEGGWAHLTGLYDAEDGTLSLHVNGTEVASQTGVAATAAPGAFQIGRARGDGGARWRGEIGDVRVWDRVVSGEEIERMGARPADLVAAWDIERTEDGSVPDRDGDTPLRLHGGTGFYTPDFDACLEDPECVEFPAGAIDGNDHLALDGADDYAATDGPPVDTADSYSVGLRVRSTDTSPDRPMTVLSQGDADRDAFRVRYDPAAAEWQLVVTHGDEPGAPETVVAAPGVPTSHDEELVVVYDDSEGHITLYVRGEAVATARFNASWAAPGPLNVGRGHTADGGWGEYFHGGVDTVRVFRGALTPTEVKSFAYAS